From a region of the Catalinimonas alkaloidigena genome:
- a CDS encoding phage holin family protein, with amino-acid sequence MEFIVSTLIYAVAVFATAYLLPGVKVNNFGTAILAALLLLLANAVVKPILVVLTIPITILTLGLFLLVINALIVMLVDKLLTGMEIKNFGWAVAFSVVLSIISSVLNWIF; translated from the coding sequence ATGGAATTTATTGTCTCTACCCTGATCTATGCGGTAGCGGTATTTGCTACGGCCTACCTCCTGCCCGGAGTTAAGGTGAACAATTTCGGCACGGCTATTCTCGCCGCCCTGTTGCTCCTCCTTGCCAACGCCGTTGTCAAACCTATCCTGGTTGTCCTTACCATCCCGATCACCATCCTGACGCTTGGGCTATTTTTGCTGGTGATCAACGCCCTGATCGTGATGCTTGTCGACAAGCTGCTGACGGGTATGGAAATCAAAAATTTTGGCTGGGCGGTGGCCTTCAGCGTCGTGCTGTCGATCATCAGTTCTGTCCTCAACTGGATCTTTTAA
- a CDS encoding ROK family protein: METIWGVDLGGTKLEGVVLANDEANTVLKRLRIPTEADKGYDHILRQIRLLITQLTRETGQAPSAIGFGTPGVLDPQTQTMKNCNTVSLNGQPLQDDLTRVLGVPVVLANDANCFALAETKLGSVAEAKPGAEVVFGVIMGTGVGGGVVVNGRLLNGHHGIAGEWGHNFLDVSGGPCYCGRVGCVETILSGKGLERYYTQLSGKALDLKEIHERHRKHIDPYATATMQRLAHFFGQAISVVINILDPDVIVLGGGVGNVDLLYTDGVAMAEAKVFNNRLDTLFLKPKLGDSAGVFGAAMLVAG; encoded by the coding sequence ATGGAGACAATCTGGGGCGTAGACCTGGGCGGTACTAAACTTGAAGGCGTAGTGCTGGCGAACGACGAAGCGAATACGGTGCTCAAGCGCCTGCGCATTCCGACGGAAGCCGACAAAGGATACGACCATATCTTACGGCAGATTCGTTTGCTCATCACCCAATTGACCCGCGAAACGGGACAAGCCCCCTCGGCCATTGGTTTTGGCACACCGGGCGTACTCGACCCGCAAACACAGACGATGAAAAACTGCAATACGGTGAGTCTGAACGGACAGCCGTTGCAGGACGACCTGACGCGGGTGTTGGGGGTACCGGTAGTCCTGGCCAACGATGCCAACTGTTTTGCGTTGGCCGAAACGAAGCTGGGCAGCGTGGCAGAGGCGAAACCGGGTGCGGAGGTGGTGTTCGGCGTAATCATGGGCACGGGCGTCGGGGGCGGCGTGGTGGTCAACGGACGTTTGCTGAACGGACATCACGGCATTGCGGGCGAGTGGGGCCACAATTTTCTGGACGTTTCGGGCGGGCCGTGTTACTGCGGTCGCGTGGGATGTGTGGAAACGATTCTTTCCGGCAAGGGGCTGGAGCGTTACTACACCCAACTGAGCGGTAAAGCTCTGGACCTGAAAGAGATCCACGAGCGGCATCGCAAGCACATTGATCCTTATGCGACTGCCACGATGCAACGCCTTGCGCACTTTTTCGGGCAGGCCATTTCGGTCGTGATTAACATTCTGGACCCGGACGTGATTGTGCTGGGCGGTGGCGTGGGCAACGTCGACTTGCTCTACACCGATGGCGTCGCGATGGCCGAAGCCAAGGTGTTCAACAACCGGCTGGATACGCTCTTCCTGAAACCCAAATTAGGCGACAGCGCAGGCGTTTTCGGAGCAGCAATGCTGGTGGCGGGGTAG
- a CDS encoding erythromycin esterase family protein, giving the protein MVRFIPLHWSILLVIIAAGCHQEEAQEPALTTKQQALVAELNTGLALPFSNHPLTLSDDALSTLNELGRASIVGLGEATHGSKEFFEIKHRLFRYLVENFGHRAFGFECDFAESLYFDTYVTTGAGDLTQLMRTKMHFWIWKTTEVRALLEWMRQYNAGKTEEDQIHFYGFDCQQIDQQPPLLLAYFEKNAPALYQRTKSILTSIQTTMRAESLTHEPKYLDSLASIQTYLDEHKAPLIQASSVQEWQIMKQLVTTLEQAIHVAGASDRNLERDRYMADNVRWLQQMMGDASKISIWAHNYHIGNFFQRTTGAYLKADLHDAYQRVGFTFSTGAFMAASSDGNVRTQMIQKAPIESSINHLLHNAQSKNFALPLKNTPPNSGWPEFLAGTNSILSVGVTYTGDPVDHYYFLPIGQTFDWLIYFDEVRASEPL; this is encoded by the coding sequence ATGGTTCGTTTCATCCCTCTCCATTGGTCTATTTTGCTCGTAATCATAGCCGCGGGCTGTCATCAGGAAGAAGCACAGGAACCTGCACTTACTACCAAGCAGCAAGCGCTTGTCGCCGAATTGAACACTGGCCTGGCCCTCCCTTTCTCCAATCACCCCCTTACGCTCTCCGACGACGCGCTTTCGACGCTGAACGAACTGGGGAGAGCCTCGATTGTAGGATTAGGCGAAGCCACTCACGGCAGTAAGGAGTTTTTCGAAATCAAGCACCGCCTTTTTCGATATTTGGTCGAAAACTTCGGACACCGAGCTTTTGGGTTTGAGTGTGACTTCGCCGAATCGCTGTACTTTGATACGTATGTCACCACGGGAGCGGGCGACCTGACCCAACTGATGCGTACCAAAATGCACTTCTGGATTTGGAAAACGACCGAAGTACGCGCTCTGCTAGAATGGATGCGCCAATACAATGCAGGCAAAACCGAAGAAGACCAAATCCATTTTTATGGGTTTGACTGCCAACAAATAGACCAGCAACCGCCCCTTCTTCTGGCCTATTTTGAGAAGAATGCACCTGCACTTTACCAACGCACCAAGAGCATTCTTACGTCTATTCAAACCACGATGAGGGCCGAAAGCCTTACCCATGAACCCAAGTACCTGGATAGTTTGGCAAGCATTCAGACCTACCTGGATGAGCATAAGGCGCCCTTAATACAGGCCAGCTCCGTGCAGGAGTGGCAGATCATGAAGCAATTGGTTACGACCCTTGAGCAGGCGATCCACGTGGCAGGGGCCTCGGATAGGAATTTGGAGCGGGATCGTTACATGGCTGATAATGTGCGCTGGCTACAGCAAATGATGGGAGACGCCAGCAAGATTTCCATTTGGGCTCACAATTACCACATCGGCAATTTCTTCCAACGAACCACTGGTGCCTATTTGAAAGCCGACTTGCACGACGCTTACCAACGTGTAGGATTTACGTTTTCTACCGGTGCATTCATGGCCGCTTCTTCGGACGGCAATGTGCGCACGCAAATGATACAGAAAGCCCCTATTGAGAGTTCCATCAACCACCTCCTCCACAACGCACAGTCTAAAAACTTTGCCTTGCCTCTCAAAAACACACCTCCCAATAGCGGCTGGCCCGAGTTCTTGGCGGGGACTAATTCCATATTATCCGTCGGCGTTACCTATACGGGAGATCCGGTCGATCATTATTACTTTTTGCCCATCGGCCAAACCTTCGACTGGTTGATCTACTTTGATGAAGTACGAGCCTCCGAACCACTTTGA
- a CDS encoding MFS transporter codes for MSAHKPRLSFWQIWNMSFGFLGIQFGFALQNANVSRIFETLGAEVDEIPILWIAAPVTGLLIQPIIGHMSDHTWGRLGRRRPYFLAGAILASLALFLMPNSPSLWVAAGMLWMMDASINVSMEPFRAFVGDMLPSAQRTTGFAMQSFFIGLGAVVASALPYMMSNWFGVDNTAAEGLIPASVRWSFYLGGATFLLAVLWTVFKSHEYSPEELRRFEEASPLAHATPTETTLPASRYLQHGLLWLAVGLVASLLFFIAELDRQLYVLSGGVATYGLLQLIAGWSVQRHSHNGLVSIITDLYRMPPTMGQLAVVQFFSWLALFAMWIYTTSAVTAHIYGTTDTTSALYNQGADWVGVLFAVYNGVAALAAFLLPVLAARTSRRMTHLIALVLGGIGLASIYVIANPDLLLVSMVLIGIAWASILSMPYAMLTGSLPAHKMGVYMGIFNFFIVIPQITAAAILGFMVRGLFGGEAVYALVVGGVSMVVAGFLTLRVRDVDDAPGVPSAIGATETALHR; via the coding sequence ATGTCCGCGCACAAACCCCGCCTGAGCTTCTGGCAAATCTGGAACATGAGTTTTGGCTTTTTGGGCATCCAGTTCGGTTTTGCCCTGCAAAACGCCAACGTCAGCCGCATTTTCGAAACGCTCGGTGCCGAAGTCGACGAAATTCCCATTCTTTGGATTGCGGCGCCGGTTACGGGTCTGCTGATTCAGCCCATCATCGGCCACATGAGCGACCACACCTGGGGACGCCTCGGGCGGCGACGGCCGTACTTCCTGGCGGGTGCCATCCTTGCATCGCTGGCCTTGTTCCTGATGCCCAATTCGCCTTCGCTCTGGGTGGCGGCGGGCATGCTGTGGATGATGGATGCGTCGATCAACGTTTCGATGGAGCCGTTCCGGGCCTTCGTGGGGGATATGCTGCCGTCGGCCCAACGCACCACGGGGTTTGCTATGCAGAGTTTTTTCATCGGTCTGGGGGCGGTGGTGGCCTCGGCCCTCCCGTACATGATGAGCAACTGGTTCGGTGTAGACAATACGGCGGCCGAAGGGCTGATTCCGGCCTCTGTGCGGTGGTCGTTTTACCTAGGCGGCGCCACGTTTCTACTGGCGGTGCTCTGGACCGTCTTCAAAAGCCACGAGTATTCGCCCGAAGAGCTTCGCCGTTTCGAAGAGGCGTCTCCGTTAGCCCATGCCACTCCGACCGAGACTACGCTTCCGGCGTCCCGGTACCTGCAACACGGCCTACTCTGGCTTGCGGTGGGCCTCGTGGCCTCGCTGTTGTTCTTCATCGCCGAGCTGGACCGCCAACTCTACGTGCTTTCGGGAGGCGTAGCGACCTACGGCCTCCTGCAACTGATCGCGGGCTGGAGCGTACAACGGCACTCACACAACGGATTGGTTTCCATCATCACCGACCTGTACCGCATGCCCCCTACCATGGGCCAACTTGCGGTGGTGCAGTTTTTCTCGTGGCTGGCCCTGTTTGCCATGTGGATTTACACGACTTCGGCGGTGACGGCCCACATTTACGGCACCACGGATACGACTTCGGCCTTGTACAATCAGGGCGCCGATTGGGTGGGCGTTTTGTTCGCGGTCTACAACGGAGTAGCGGCGCTGGCGGCGTTTCTGCTGCCGGTTCTCGCCGCGCGGACCAGCCGACGCATGACGCACCTGATTGCGCTGGTACTCGGTGGCATCGGGCTGGCGTCCATTTACGTGATTGCCAATCCAGATCTGCTGCTGGTATCGATGGTATTGATCGGCATTGCCTGGGCCAGCATCCTGAGCATGCCCTACGCCATGCTGACCGGGTCGCTCCCGGCCCACAAGATGGGCGTCTATATGGGCATCTTCAACTTTTTCATCGTCATTCCGCAAATCACCGCCGCGGCCATTCTGGGCTTCATGGTGCGGGGTCTGTTCGGGGGCGAGGCGGTCTACGCACTGGTGGTCGGTGGTGTCTCGATGGTAGTGGCCGGTTTCCTGACACTCCGCGTGCGGGATGTCGACGACGCGCCGGGAGTGCCCTCGGCAATCGGGGCGACCGAAACGGCACTGCACCGTTAG
- a CDS encoding SIS domain-containing protein: MTNIKQTAIRVLQTEAQALLQLTDRVGPAFETCVHTILHTPGRVVVSGIGKSAIIAQKIVATLNSTGTPALFMHAADAIHGDLGMIQRDDVVICISKSGSTPEIKVLVPLLKRTGAKLIALVGNLNSWLADQADCILDATVAQEACPHDLAPTTSTTAALALGDALAICLLEARSFGREDFARLHPGGTLGKRLYLTVDDLSRLNELPQVSLQADLHTVILEMTSKRLGATAVVDDDGALAGIITDGDLRRMLRAGRDLAQVRATDIMTPRPKTIETGTYAVTALEMMQLHQITQLIVLEGTRPVGFVHMHDLLREGLV, translated from the coding sequence TTGACAAACATTAAACAGACGGCAATACGCGTCCTTCAAACTGAGGCGCAGGCGTTGCTGCAGTTGACCGACCGTGTGGGGCCGGCGTTTGAAACGTGCGTTCATACCATTCTTCATACGCCCGGTAGGGTTGTTGTGTCGGGCATTGGTAAAAGTGCCATCATTGCTCAGAAGATTGTGGCTACGTTGAACTCCACCGGAACACCCGCATTGTTCATGCATGCGGCCGATGCGATCCATGGCGATTTAGGAATGATCCAACGTGATGATGTAGTCATTTGCATCTCCAAAAGTGGGAGCACTCCCGAAATTAAAGTATTGGTTCCACTTTTGAAAAGAACCGGCGCAAAATTAATCGCTTTGGTAGGGAATCTGAACTCCTGGCTGGCCGATCAGGCGGACTGCATTCTGGACGCCACCGTGGCCCAGGAAGCCTGCCCGCACGACCTGGCACCGACCACCAGCACCACCGCGGCGCTGGCGCTGGGCGATGCGTTGGCCATTTGTCTGCTGGAAGCCCGCAGCTTCGGACGCGAGGATTTTGCACGACTGCACCCCGGCGGCACGCTGGGGAAACGCCTGTACCTAACGGTCGACGACCTCAGCCGCCTCAACGAACTGCCGCAGGTATCGTTACAGGCCGATCTGCATACGGTGATTCTGGAGATGACGTCCAAGCGCCTGGGAGCCACGGCCGTGGTCGACGACGACGGCGCGCTGGCCGGGATCATTACCGACGGCGACCTGCGGCGCATGTTACGGGCCGGGCGCGATCTGGCCCAGGTCCGGGCGACCGACATTATGACGCCCCGCCCCAAAACCATCGAAACCGGTACCTACGCCGTTACGGCGCTGGAAATGATGCAACTACACCAGATTACCCAACTGATTGTTCTGGAGGGGACGCGTCCGGTAGGTTTCGTTCATATGCACGACCTGTTGCGCGAAGGGTTAGTTTAA
- a CDS encoding mannose-1-phosphate guanylyltransferase, whose amino-acid sequence MNQNHYAVIMAGGIGSRFWPFSRTNHPKQFHDVLGKGRSMLQDTVARFESVCPPENIYIVTNRDYYQLVKNQLPFLEDDQILLEPVGRNTAPCVAYACYKIASRNPEGNVVVAPADHVITRPDEFVRTIETGLAATAEQDILLTLGIKPSRPDTGYGYIQYLNGEAGSEIKKVKTFTEKPELEMAKEFLASGDFVWNAGIFLFNVKAILKSFEQHLPDVAEIFEEGNEDYYQEDEQHFVTKAYSQCKNISLDYGIMEKAENVYTLLSDFGWSDLGTWKSLYELSDKNGDRNVVDGNVMLYDTEGCIVKSSKDRLLVVQGLKDYIVAEYDGVVMICHKDEEQRVKQFVADAKEKQDRKFI is encoded by the coding sequence ATGAATCAGAACCATTACGCCGTCATCATGGCGGGGGGCATTGGCAGTCGCTTCTGGCCGTTTAGCCGTACCAACCATCCCAAACAGTTTCATGACGTGCTCGGCAAGGGGCGCAGCATGTTGCAGGATACGGTGGCCCGTTTCGAAAGCGTTTGCCCGCCCGAAAACATTTACATCGTTACCAACCGCGACTATTACCAGCTGGTCAAAAATCAACTTCCGTTTCTGGAAGACGACCAGATTCTGCTGGAGCCTGTCGGGCGCAACACCGCCCCCTGTGTGGCGTACGCCTGTTACAAAATTGCCAGCCGCAACCCCGAAGGAAACGTGGTGGTAGCGCCGGCCGACCACGTCATCACCCGTCCTGACGAATTTGTCCGCACCATCGAAACCGGTCTGGCCGCCACGGCCGAGCAAGACATTCTGCTGACGCTGGGCATCAAGCCGAGCCGCCCCGACACCGGCTATGGCTACATTCAATACCTGAATGGGGAGGCTGGCAGCGAAATCAAAAAGGTGAAAACCTTTACGGAAAAGCCGGAACTGGAGATGGCGAAAGAGTTTTTGGCGAGCGGCGATTTCGTCTGGAACGCCGGGATTTTCCTTTTTAATGTCAAAGCCATCCTGAAGAGTTTTGAACAACACTTGCCCGACGTAGCCGAAATTTTCGAAGAGGGCAACGAGGATTACTACCAGGAAGACGAGCAGCACTTTGTGACCAAAGCGTATTCGCAGTGCAAAAACATCTCACTCGACTACGGCATCATGGAAAAGGCCGAAAACGTTTACACGCTGTTGTCTGATTTCGGGTGGTCGGACCTGGGCACCTGGAAGTCCCTGTACGAACTGTCGGACAAAAACGGTGACCGCAACGTGGTCGACGGCAACGTAATGTTGTACGATACGGAAGGCTGCATCGTCAAGTCGTCGAAAGACCGGTTGTTGGTTGTGCAGGGCTTGAAAGACTACATCGTAGCCGAATACGACGGCGTCGTGATGATCTGCCACAAGGACGAAGAGCAGCGCGTCAAACAGTTTGTTGCCGACGCGAAAGAAAAACAGGACCGGAAATTCATTTGA
- a CDS encoding acyl-CoA-binding protein: protein MELSEQFNAASERVNHLPSRPSNDDLLALYGLYKQATEGDVTGERPGGFDFKAIAKYDAWKEVQGLSSEEAMQRYIALVDRLEQEA, encoded by the coding sequence ATGGAACTATCTGAACAATTCAACGCCGCGTCCGAGCGCGTCAACCACTTGCCGAGCCGCCCGTCGAACGACGATCTTCTTGCTCTGTATGGACTTTACAAGCAAGCCACCGAAGGCGATGTGACGGGCGAACGTCCCGGCGGTTTCGACTTCAAAGCCATTGCCAAGTACGATGCCTGGAAAGAAGTGCAGGGGCTCTCGTCCGAAGAAGCCATGCAACGCTACATCGCCCTCGTCGATCGGCTGGAACAGGAAGCGTAA
- the recQ gene encoding DNA helicase RecQ translates to MIAEPVTDLKTKLKEVFGYNTFRGDQEAIVGNVLAGNDTFVIMPTGAGKSLCYQLPAVMLPGTAIVISPLIALMKNQVDQLNALGVNAQFLNSTLTKAEINRVKKETLSGDIKLLYVAPESLTKEENVDLLQRANISFVAIDEAHCISEWGHDFRPEYRRIKSIIDQIGNLPVIALTATATPKVQLDIQKNLQMEAATLFKSSFNRKNLYYDVRPKKDAKKQLIRFVKNNKGKSGIIYCLSRKKVEEIAELLRVNDVKALPYHAGLDASIRMANQDAFLSEDVDVVVATIAFGMGIDKPDVRFVVHYDAPKSLEGYYQETGRSGRDGLEGNCVMFYSHNDISKLEKFNKDKSVTERDNAKHLLQEMTAYAESAICRKRQLLHYFGEHLEEECGFCDNCTKPRQEIKLLDEVKLALQAVVATEQRFGIEHLVDVLRGVNNDYVQSYSHNELSMFGKGASQECGFWSSLLRQILLAGFLEKDIDNYGVLKITDKGRQFMELPYPVTLYKDHDYTNVAVEDEEEEKEPAAPAKSYDETLFELLKKLRKKLAKEKELPPYVIFQDPSLEEMATVYPTTRDDLTRINGVGMGKATKYGRPFLDLIKKYVEENDIATADDVVVKSTVNKSKVKIYIIQQIDRKVDLEEIAEAKDLEMDELISEIEHICYSGTRLNLDYFIDQILDEERQEEIYDYFMNADTDNIDAALRTLGPDEYTEEELRLMRIKFMSEVAN, encoded by the coding sequence ATGATTGCAGAACCCGTAACCGATCTCAAAACCAAGCTAAAGGAAGTTTTCGGATACAACACCTTTCGAGGCGATCAGGAAGCCATCGTGGGCAATGTACTGGCCGGTAACGACACGTTTGTCATCATGCCGACCGGCGCCGGTAAATCGCTGTGCTATCAGCTTCCGGCCGTGATGCTGCCCGGCACCGCGATTGTCATTTCGCCGCTCATTGCCCTGATGAAAAACCAGGTCGACCAACTCAACGCCCTGGGAGTCAACGCGCAGTTTTTGAATTCCACGCTGACCAAAGCGGAGATCAACCGCGTGAAGAAAGAAACGCTGAGCGGCGACATCAAGCTGCTCTACGTAGCGCCCGAGTCGCTCACCAAAGAAGAGAACGTAGACCTGCTGCAAAGAGCGAACATTTCGTTCGTAGCCATCGACGAAGCCCACTGTATTTCGGAATGGGGGCACGACTTCCGCCCGGAATACCGCCGCATCAAGAGCATCATCGACCAGATCGGCAACCTGCCCGTCATCGCGCTGACCGCTACGGCCACGCCGAAAGTACAGCTCGACATTCAGAAAAACCTGCAGATGGAGGCCGCGACACTGTTCAAGTCGTCGTTCAACCGGAAAAATCTGTATTACGACGTGCGGCCCAAAAAGGACGCGAAAAAGCAGCTGATCCGGTTCGTCAAAAATAACAAAGGCAAGTCGGGCATCATCTACTGCCTGAGCCGCAAGAAGGTAGAAGAGATCGCCGAACTGTTGCGGGTCAACGACGTGAAGGCGCTGCCCTACCACGCCGGTCTCGATGCGTCGATCCGGATGGCCAACCAGGATGCCTTTCTGAGTGAAGACGTCGACGTTGTGGTGGCCACCATCGCGTTCGGCATGGGCATCGACAAACCTGACGTCCGCTTCGTGGTTCATTACGACGCGCCCAAATCGCTCGAAGGCTATTACCAGGAAACCGGCCGCAGTGGTCGCGATGGCCTGGAGGGCAACTGCGTGATGTTCTACAGCCACAACGACATCTCCAAGCTGGAGAAGTTCAACAAAGACAAATCGGTTACCGAGCGCGACAACGCCAAGCACCTGCTGCAGGAAATGACGGCCTATGCCGAGTCGGCCATCTGCCGGAAACGTCAGTTGCTACATTATTTTGGCGAACATTTGGAAGAAGAGTGCGGATTTTGTGATAATTGCACCAAGCCTCGTCAGGAGATCAAACTACTCGACGAAGTGAAGCTGGCGCTTCAGGCGGTAGTGGCTACAGAACAACGCTTCGGCATCGAACACCTGGTGGATGTGCTGCGCGGCGTCAACAACGATTACGTGCAGAGTTACAGCCACAACGAGCTGAGCATGTTTGGCAAAGGTGCCTCGCAGGAGTGCGGATTCTGGTCGTCGCTGTTGCGCCAGATTCTTCTCGCCGGCTTCCTGGAAAAGGACATTGATAACTATGGCGTGCTGAAAATCACTGACAAAGGCCGCCAGTTCATGGAATTGCCTTACCCCGTTACCCTATATAAGGACCATGATTATACTAATGTAGCCGTGGAAGACGAAGAAGAAGAGAAAGAACCTGCCGCGCCGGCGAAGTCGTACGACGAGACCCTCTTTGAGCTTCTGAAGAAGCTGCGCAAAAAGCTGGCGAAAGAAAAGGAGCTCCCACCCTATGTTATTTTCCAGGACCCTTCGTTGGAAGAGATGGCGACCGTCTATCCAACGACCCGCGACGACCTGACGCGCATCAACGGCGTCGGCATGGGCAAAGCCACGAAATACGGACGTCCGTTCCTGGACCTGATCAAGAAATACGTAGAAGAAAACGACATCGCCACCGCCGACGACGTGGTGGTGAAATCGACGGTCAATAAATCGAAGGTCAAAATCTACATCATCCAGCAGATTGACCGGAAAGTCGACCTGGAAGAGATTGCCGAAGCCAAAGACCTGGAAATGGACGAGCTGATTTCGGAAATCGAGCACATCTGTTACTCCGGTACGCGCCTCAACCTTGATTACTTCATCGACCAGATTCTGGATGAAGAGCGGCAGGAAGAGATCTACGATTACTTCATGAACGCCGACACGGACAACATCGACGCGGCCCTCCGCACCCTGGGTCCTGATGAGTACACCGAAGAAGAACTGCGCCTGATGCGTATCAAGTTCATGTCGGAAGTGGCTAACTAA
- a CDS encoding peptidoglycan DD-metalloendopeptidase family protein: protein MSTPLSDWLQARQGTFGPLVSYDLHHPKVFVFDFTAQNADLTAVDLRDTPAFARYVDKRLREEGSRIGIGGYLEDRVLYQRSAHYDGTGTEPRRLHLGMDIWAPAYTPIFAPLAGRVHSFADNQGFGNYGPTIILEHAYDHGTFHTLYGHLSLASLEGLHVGQPVAQGERVGELGPYPENGDWPPHLHFQIIDDMGDWWGDYPGVAAGSEREHYRQNCPDPNYVFNFIPPDPA, encoded by the coding sequence ATGTCAACGCCCCTATCCGACTGGTTGCAAGCGCGTCAAGGTACGTTCGGTCCTCTGGTTTCCTATGATCTCCACCACCCCAAGGTATTTGTGTTCGATTTCACCGCGCAAAACGCGGACCTGACGGCCGTGGACCTGCGCGATACGCCCGCGTTTGCCCGATACGTCGACAAACGGCTGCGCGAAGAAGGAAGCCGGATCGGAATTGGCGGATACCTCGAAGACCGCGTACTTTACCAGCGCAGTGCGCACTACGACGGGACCGGGACCGAACCACGGCGGTTGCACCTGGGCATGGACATCTGGGCACCGGCTTATACGCCCATTTTCGCGCCGCTGGCAGGGCGGGTCCACAGCTTTGCCGATAACCAAGGATTTGGCAACTACGGCCCCACGATTATCCTGGAACATGCGTATGATCACGGCACGTTTCATACCCTCTATGGGCACCTGTCGCTGGCTTCGCTGGAGGGCTTGCACGTAGGGCAACCAGTTGCCCAAGGCGAACGCGTTGGTGAACTGGGACCTTATCCTGAAAACGGCGACTGGCCCCCACACCTGCATTTTCAGATCATCGACGACATGGGCGACTGGTGGGGCGACTATCCGGGCGTAGCGGCCGGATCGGAACGGGAGCACTACCGGCAGAATTGCCCCGATCCCAATTACGTGTTTAACTTCATTCCGCCCGACCCGGCCTGA